From Nitratidesulfovibrio vulgaris str. Hildenborough, a single genomic window includes:
- the coaBC gene encoding bifunctional phosphopantothenoylcysteine decarboxylase/phosphopantothenate--cysteine ligase CoaBC — protein sequence MDAHLAFTFAKGRRLHLGVCGSVAAYRAPDLVRQWQDAGLSVGVTLTEAAKRFITPLTFEALGAAPVYGDIFDGGDGPFGHLEPGQCCHTFVIAPASAATLARLATGMADDMLACQALAFDGPLVVAPAMNPRMWAHPATRANIETLRQRGVTVVEPGCGRTACMEEGQGRLADLRAIHLAALRALAPQDMSGTRVMVTLGPTREKWDGVRYWTNPSSGVMGASLAMAAWLRGARVDAVCGPGAPWLPSDIVRHDVGSADEMFEVAHDLWPDVDTGIFTAAVADFKPVPYGAEKFKKADAADGFDIRFAPNRDIIATLGALRKPGQRVVGFAAETSNLIEAMRGKLKRKNADMIVGNLVGSSDAGFGAATNRVRILDATGRDEELPLLSKPDVAWSILEWLRSL from the coding sequence GTGGACGCACATCTCGCCTTCACGTTCGCCAAGGGCCGCAGACTCCATCTCGGGGTCTGCGGTTCCGTAGCGGCCTACCGCGCGCCCGACCTCGTGCGCCAGTGGCAGGACGCCGGTCTCTCTGTGGGCGTTACGCTCACCGAGGCGGCTAAGCGCTTCATCACGCCCCTCACCTTCGAGGCCCTTGGCGCGGCCCCCGTCTATGGCGACATCTTCGACGGCGGCGACGGGCCCTTCGGGCACCTCGAACCGGGGCAATGCTGCCATACCTTCGTCATCGCCCCTGCCAGTGCAGCCACATTGGCACGTCTTGCCACGGGCATGGCCGACGACATGCTGGCCTGTCAGGCCCTCGCCTTCGACGGCCCCCTCGTGGTCGCCCCCGCCATGAACCCGCGCATGTGGGCACATCCTGCCACCCGCGCCAACATCGAGACACTGCGTCAGCGCGGTGTCACGGTGGTCGAACCGGGGTGCGGGCGCACCGCCTGCATGGAGGAAGGGCAGGGCAGGCTGGCCGACCTTCGCGCCATACACCTTGCCGCATTGCGTGCCCTCGCCCCGCAGGACATGAGCGGCACCCGCGTCATGGTCACCCTTGGCCCCACCCGCGAGAAATGGGACGGCGTCCGCTACTGGACGAACCCGTCATCCGGGGTGATGGGCGCTTCGCTGGCTATGGCCGCATGGCTGCGCGGTGCACGTGTGGATGCCGTGTGCGGCCCCGGCGCGCCATGGCTGCCTTCAGACATCGTGCGGCATGACGTGGGTTCGGCTGACGAGATGTTCGAAGTGGCGCACGACCTCTGGCCTGACGTGGACACGGGTATCTTCACGGCTGCCGTGGCCGACTTCAAGCCAGTGCCCTACGGGGCCGAAAAATTCAAGAAGGCCGATGCGGCCGACGGCTTCGACATCCGCTTCGCCCCCAACCGTGACATCATCGCCACCCTCGGGGCACTGCGTAAGCCCGGCCAGAGGGTCGTGGGCTTTGCCGCCGAGACGTCCAACCTCATCGAAGCCATGCGCGGCAAGCTCAAGCGCAAGAATGCCGACATGATCGTCGGCAATCTCGTGGGCAGCAGCGATGCCGGTTTCGGTGCCGCCACCAACCGTGTACGCATCCTCGACGCCACAGGGCGCGACGAGGAACTCCCTCTCTTGTCCAAGCCCGATGTCGCATGGAGCATCCTTGAATGGCTGCGCTCCCTCTAG